From a single Deltaproteobacteria bacterium genomic region:
- a CDS encoding hydantoinase/oxoprolinase family protein: MVGVDIGGTFTDCVVVNDQGEMVVGKSLSTPPDYSAGAAGAVRDAAGNLGLGDEEELLRQTTLFFHACTIGENTLITRSGPRTGLVATRGFPDTLLMMQGKVTDGLTEAEAGRLAWLQKPEPFVPRSLVAEVNERMDYKGAVTVPLDEHQAAEALDGLVARGVESVAVCLLWSVTNDAHEKAVGDILRRRHPGVYVTLSSAAAPFVGEYERTATTVFNAYIGPRISSYLVNLEQVLRGKGLAKPPMIMQAYGGVLDIEATCRNAVGTIESGPASGVVGTRFLGELIGEDNILATDMGGTTFKVGVVREGRVERDYTPVVLRHRVLAPKIWVESVGAGGGSIAWIEEETGLLKVGPEGAGASPGPVCYGLGGAEPTVSDADLILGYLNPDYFLGGRMRLDREAALQAVKRRIAEPLGMSESAAALGIYRISNAHMSDLIRRATVEKGHDPRAFVLFAFGGAGPVHAGRYAADLGVREVVIPLTASVHGATGLISSDVVHEYGKSDHLQVPADAGRVNDNFAELIRRAEADLGAAGFGPADMAVTRSIDMRYRYQVHELNVPLAPGTEVLGDADLERLYEDFDDAYEKAYGKGSGYREAGKEILTFRVTAVGLLNKPRIKEAPVRKAAADDALKPPRNVFFEERGEFAPTAIYDFQRMQPGMGLSGPAVIETPVTTVVVNPRDRVEIDGFRNIRIFVGEAGR; the protein is encoded by the coding sequence ATGGTCGGCGTAGACATCGGCGGCACCTTCACCGACTGCGTCGTGGTCAACGACCAGGGCGAGATGGTGGTGGGCAAGTCGCTTTCCACGCCGCCGGACTATTCCGCCGGGGCGGCGGGCGCGGTGCGGGACGCGGCAGGGAACCTCGGCCTCGGCGACGAGGAGGAGTTGCTCCGGCAGACCACGCTGTTCTTTCACGCTTGCACCATCGGCGAGAACACCCTGATCACCCGTTCCGGGCCCCGGACGGGCCTCGTGGCGACGAGAGGCTTTCCCGATACCCTGCTCATGATGCAGGGGAAGGTCACCGACGGACTCACCGAGGCGGAGGCGGGCCGGCTGGCGTGGCTGCAGAAGCCCGAGCCGTTCGTGCCCCGCTCCCTCGTTGCCGAGGTGAACGAGCGCATGGACTACAAGGGCGCCGTCACCGTGCCCCTCGACGAGCACCAGGCGGCCGAGGCCCTGGACGGTCTGGTGGCGCGCGGCGTCGAGTCCGTGGCCGTGTGCCTGCTCTGGTCCGTGACCAACGACGCTCACGAGAAGGCGGTGGGGGACATCCTCCGACGCCGGCATCCGGGCGTCTACGTCACCCTTTCGAGCGCCGCCGCCCCTTTCGTGGGAGAGTACGAGCGCACCGCCACCACGGTCTTCAACGCCTACATCGGCCCCCGCATCTCAAGCTATCTGGTGAATCTCGAGCAGGTGCTGCGAGGCAAGGGGTTGGCGAAGCCGCCGATGATCATGCAGGCCTACGGCGGCGTGCTCGATATCGAGGCCACCTGCCGGAACGCCGTCGGCACCATCGAGTCCGGGCCGGCCTCCGGTGTCGTGGGCACGCGCTTCCTGGGCGAGCTGATCGGCGAGGACAACATCCTGGCCACGGACATGGGCGGCACCACGTTCAAGGTGGGCGTGGTGCGGGAGGGGCGCGTCGAGCGGGACTACACGCCGGTGGTGCTGCGCCACCGGGTGCTGGCGCCAAAGATCTGGGTCGAGTCCGTGGGCGCGGGGGGCGGCAGCATTGCCTGGATCGAGGAAGAGACCGGGCTCCTCAAGGTGGGACCGGAGGGGGCGGGTGCCAGCCCCGGGCCGGTATGCTACGGCCTCGGCGGCGCCGAGCCCACGGTTTCCGACGCGGACCTCATCCTCGGGTATCTCAACCCGGACTATTTCCTCGGCGGCCGGATGCGGCTCGACCGCGAGGCGGCGCTTCAGGCGGTGAAGCGAAGGATCGCCGAGCCCCTGGGAATGAGTGAGTCGGCGGCGGCCCTGGGCATCTACCGCATCTCCAACGCGCACATGAGCGACCTCATCCGCCGGGCGACGGTGGAGAAGGGCCACGACCCGCGGGCCTTCGTGCTGTTCGCCTTCGGCGGCGCCGGGCCGGTTCACGCCGGGCGCTACGCCGCGGATCTGGGCGTCCGGGAGGTGGTGATCCCCCTCACCGCCTCGGTGCACGGCGCGACCGGGCTCATCAGCTCGGACGTGGTGCACGAGTACGGCAAGTCGGATCACTTGCAGGTGCCGGCGGACGCCGGCCGCGTCAACGACAACTTCGCCGAGCTGATCCGCAGAGCGGAGGCGGACCTGGGCGCCGCGGGATTCGGTCCCGCGGACATGGCCGTCACGCGCAGCATCGACATGCGCTACCGCTACCAGGTCCACGAGCTCAACGTCCCGCTGGCCCCGGGAACGGAGGTCCTCGGGGATGCCGACCTGGAGCGGCTCTACGAGGACTTCGACGATGCCTACGAGAAGGCCTACGGCAAGGGTTCGGGTTACCGGGAAGCGGGCAAGGAGATCCTGACCTTCCGGGTCACCGCGGTGGGACTGTTGAACAAGCCGCGCATCAAGGAGGCTCCGGTGCGCAAGGCCGCCGCGGACGACGCGCTGAAGCCGCCGCGAAACGTCTTCTTCGAGGAACGGGGTGAATTCGCGCCCACGGCCATCTACGATTTCCAGCGAATGCAGCCGGGAATGGGGCTGTCCGGCCCGGCGGTCATCGAGACTCCGGTAACCACCGTGGTGGTGAACCCCCGGGACCGTGTCGAGATCGACGGGTTCCGCAACATCCGGATCTTCGTGGGGGAGGCAGGACGATGA
- a CDS encoding NYN domain-containing protein: MALERAVLFIDGSNFYHAAKNLGVATGELDYQKLADKLVMNRQLAGIRYYVGQVSGNLSRRSSQQKFLSRIQGQGVKVFTGRIERRMVSPNDNPLIVRLKDVVAAHKPDLRGSILVELEALCTMSVPQYTEKRVDVSIAVDMVTMAHSGQYDVAYLLSADGDFVPAVEAVKKSGKKVFAASPASGYELGRAVDHFFRLRRDWFLGLSA; this comes from the coding sequence ATGGCTCTAGAACGCGCGGTCCTCTTCATCGACGGAAGCAACTTTTACCATGCCGCCAAAAACCTCGGGGTCGCCACAGGAGAGCTCGACTATCAGAAATTGGCCGACAAACTTGTGATGAATCGGCAACTGGCCGGTATCCGATACTACGTCGGACAGGTTTCCGGGAATCTCTCCCGGCGCTCGTCTCAACAAAAGTTTCTGAGCAGGATCCAGGGCCAAGGGGTAAAGGTTTTCACGGGCCGAATCGAGCGCAGAATGGTCTCCCCGAACGACAATCCACTGATTGTAAGGCTAAAGGACGTGGTCGCGGCCCATAAGCCCGACCTCCGTGGTTCAATTCTCGTCGAACTTGAAGCCTTGTGCACGATGTCGGTCCCGCAGTACACCGAGAAGCGAGTCGATGTCTCCATCGCCGTAGACATGGTTACAATGGCGCACAGCGGGCAATATGATGTCGCGTATCTTCTCTCCGCAGACGGAGATTTCGTCCCGGCGGTCGAGGCCGTCAAGAAATCGGGCAAAAAGGTGTTCGCGGCTTCTCCGGCCTCCGGTTACGAGCTTGGAAGAGCCGTCGACCACTTCTTTCGCCTAAGGCGGGACTGGTTTTTGGGCTTGTCCGCATAG